In Vibrio kanaloae, the genomic stretch AACCGCACATCGACTTTTATAGACTTCTTCACCGAGGGAATTGAGTTCTTCTAAAGAGAGTGACGCATCTAATGCATCTTGTGCTGCTTGCTGTGTGGCTATCGCCAACTCTTTCTGCGTTGCTAGCCATGCATCAAAATCTTCTTCTTCCATAGCATGCACGACTATTGGCATAAACCCATGTGCTCGACCACATAATTCAGCACACTGGCCTCGATAAACACCAGGTTCATCTATTTTTGTCCACGCCTCGTTAATAAACCCAGGAATCGTGTCTTTTTTAACGGCAAAGGCTGGTACCCACCATGAGTGGATAACATCGTCGGAAGTCATTAAAAATCGAACTTTACGATCGATAGGGAGTACTAGCGGATTATCAACTTCCAACAAGTAATGCGCCCCTTTTACTTCGATGCCATCAATCTCTTTATCACTAGTTGCTAAAAGGCTAAAAAACTCAACATCTTCGCCAAAATAGCTGTAATGCCATTTCCATTGTGAACCAGTAATTTTTACGGTGAGATCTGATTGGGAGGTGTCTTCCATCGCTATCAAGGTCTTAGTGGCTGGGATGGCCATAGCGATGAGAATAATGATTGGAATGATGGTCCAAAGGATTTCAACTTTAGTGCTTTCGTGAAAATGGGCAGCCACCGCTCCCTTCGACTTTCGGTGCCTCAAAATGGAATAAAACATTACACCAAAAACAACAAAGGCGATCGCACAGCAAATGTAGAAGATCAGCATATGAAGTTCATATACCTTACCACTGATCTCGGTGACGCCTTGTGTCATGTT encodes the following:
- the coxB gene encoding cytochrome c oxidase subunit II → MKRLLVRLAWLLNGFVVVLVTPLVNASSEYNMTQGVTEISGKVYELHMLIFYICCAIAFVVFGVMFYSILRHRKSKGAVAAHFHESTKVEILWTIIPIIILIAMAIPATKTLIAMEDTSQSDLTVKITGSQWKWHYSYFGEDVEFFSLLATSDKEIDGIEVKGAHYLLEVDNPLVLPIDRKVRFLMTSDDVIHSWWVPAFAVKKDTIPGFINEAWTKIDEPGVYRGQCAELCGRAHGFMPIVVHAMEEEDFDAWLATQKELAIATQQAAQDALDASLSLEELNSLGEEVYKSRCAVCHQVNGGGIPGAFPAIKGSPVALGDVDVHIDTIVYGRGGTAMQAFDNQLTEKEIAAVVTYQRNAWGNDTGDVVQASDINAYKSKQSGGTESSTDEVQDNAKEQL